A region from the Pseudomonas sp. KU26590 genome encodes:
- a CDS encoding AAA family ATPase, producing MLIVFSGLPGTGKTTIAKGLAATLGAVYVRIDTIEQALRDSADFARDVGRTGYLIAHELAASNLGLGGTVVVDCVNPVVESRRAWSAISSRSGAPLVNIQVICSDMTEHRSRVETRQVDISGLTPPTWQSVMNHDYEPWDTEPFTVDTALNSPAQALAAIADYLKRSDLFTTGQG from the coding sequence ATGCTCATCGTTTTCAGTGGTCTGCCCGGTACCGGGAAGACGACCATCGCCAAGGGTCTGGCCGCGACGCTGGGTGCCGTTTATGTGCGCATCGATACGATTGAACAAGCCCTTCGTGATTCGGCGGATTTTGCGCGGGATGTGGGCCGCACGGGTTATCTGATCGCCCACGAGTTGGCGGCCAGCAACCTTGGTTTGGGCGGCACGGTGGTTGTCGACTGTGTGAATCCCGTGGTGGAAAGCCGCAGAGCGTGGAGCGCCATATCCTCTCGCTCTGGCGCGCCATTGGTGAATATTCAGGTCATCTGTTCCGACATGACGGAGCATCGAAGCAGGGTGGAGACCAGGCAGGTCGATATCTCGGGGCTGACGCCTCCCACTTGGCAATCCGTTATGAACCATGACTATGAGCCTTGGGACACAGAACCCTTCACCGTCGACACCGCGCTCAATTCCCCGGCACAGGCATTAGCGGCGATTGCCGACTACTTGAAACGGTCTGATTTATTCACCACTGGCCAGGGCTAA
- a CDS encoding HAD family hydrolase has protein sequence MQIRAVLFDLDNTLVHRRQSIEAYAEVFVREYASHLGTHDFALIADLIAAQDNGGYLPTDSPYPNIRTAVATALGERLQWRLSVDVPELAAHWVEHFPAQTIEMPGAGILIEALLEQDITVAIISNGTQRSRQRTVARLPFAQHVKQLVSSEATGWRKPDPRIFLKAAQLLKLDPGECMYVGDHPINDIKGAESAGMKAVWLSGFHPWPHSETAPVFSVDALGDVLPLLDRTNSGGKFTSAGPF, from the coding sequence ATGCAGATCCGAGCCGTTTTGTTCGACCTCGACAACACGCTGGTCCACCGTCGGCAAAGCATCGAAGCCTACGCTGAAGTGTTTGTGCGCGAGTACGCTTCCCACCTCGGCACCCATGATTTCGCTCTCATCGCTGACCTGATAGCCGCTCAGGACAACGGCGGTTATCTTCCAACGGACAGCCCTTATCCCAACATCAGAACGGCTGTTGCGACAGCGCTGGGTGAACGTCTGCAATGGCGGCTGTCGGTGGACGTGCCGGAGCTGGCTGCGCACTGGGTCGAGCATTTCCCGGCGCAAACCATCGAGATGCCGGGCGCCGGGATACTGATCGAAGCGCTGCTTGAACAAGACATCACCGTCGCTATCATTTCCAATGGCACCCAGCGATCACGCCAGCGCACAGTCGCCCGCCTGCCCTTTGCACAACACGTCAAGCAGCTGGTGAGTTCGGAGGCGACAGGCTGGCGAAAGCCTGATCCGCGCATTTTTTTGAAGGCAGCTCAATTGCTGAAGCTTGACCCAGGCGAATGCATGTATGTGGGCGATCATCCGATCAACGACATCAAAGGCGCTGAATCAGCTGGCATGAAAGCAGTGTGGTTAAGCGGGTTTCACCCCTGGCCGCACTCGGAAACTGCGCCCGTCTTCAGCGTGGATGCACTGGGGGATGTTCTGCCGCTGCTTGACCGCACAAACAGCGGCGGTAAATTCACCAGCGCAGGCCCGTTCTGA
- a CDS encoding nucleotidyltransferase family protein, with protein sequence MTLTASALIDLALSNPVNAQLVERLPSLGLNQTMLTAGCLFQAVWNRLSDRPAGWGVNDYDVFYFDEDLSWEAENRAIVAAQTLFQDLDVKVELRNQARVHLWFAERFGNDYPALHAAKDGIDRFLICSTCVGLHLDTGELYAPHGLEELEQGLLRMNPNFPQPELFRKKAQSYQARWHWLRVVEPEPDCDI encoded by the coding sequence ATGACACTGACCGCCTCCGCCCTCATCGATCTGGCCTTGTCCAACCCGGTTAACGCTCAACTTGTCGAGCGACTGCCATCCTTGGGACTCAACCAAACCATGCTCACGGCGGGCTGCCTGTTCCAGGCGGTCTGGAATCGGCTATCTGATCGTCCGGCGGGCTGGGGCGTGAATGATTACGACGTGTTCTATTTCGACGAGGACCTTTCATGGGAGGCGGAGAACCGCGCCATTGTTGCTGCACAGACGCTTTTTCAGGATCTGGACGTCAAGGTCGAGCTGCGTAACCAGGCGCGCGTGCACCTGTGGTTCGCAGAGCGGTTTGGCAATGACTACCCTGCCCTTCACGCCGCGAAAGACGGCATCGACCGCTTCCTCATCTGCTCGACCTGCGTCGGCTTGCACCTCGACACTGGCGAGCTCTACGCGCCCCACGGATTGGAGGAACTGGAACAAGGGCTTTTGCGCATGAACCCAAACTTCCCGCAGCCCGAGTTGTTTCGCAAAAAGGCGCAGAGCTATCAGGCACGCTGGCACTGGTTGCGCGTTGTTGAGCCCGAGCCCGATTGCGATATCTAA
- a CDS encoding membrane-bound PQQ-dependent dehydrogenase, glucose/quinate/shikimate family yields MILRVTGAVMAIFAIALLYMGAQLVAVGGSAAYSIIALAVLASAVLLMLKKQSALTVYALLMWGILIWIVYEVGFDKWQWIPRGDLFALLGLWLALPWVVRPLYKAQNPGDTRRFHPFLGGTVGVMVLIVLAVMFYDPYPVAGKIDTPLAKRNTGEAGNDWVAYGGTNDGQRFSSLDQINAGNVKKLSVAWEYHTGDLRDAAKDAGEYTFEATPLKVNNRVYVCTAHNEVHALNPETGKLDWKWAPEKNRSYLQQHQTCRGVSYYAPATTAADATPAVTAVQCAKRIITATTDAKLVALDADTGKLCSDFGNNGVVDLSANMGEIRPHALMQTAAPLIAGDRVIVGGSVMDNGYNDGNPSGVIRAYNAVTGKLVWNFDPANPEMTQPVASDQTYPQDTPVAWGTLSADMKNGLVFVPFGNASPDELGINRDPNSNTEKFRDTLVALDLNTGAFKWKFQSSNNDLWDRDNPSQPTLMSVGKEGSKQPALILPTKVGNIFVLNRLTGEPIVPVDQVKVSTQGGVPGEHFAPTQPVSKINFIPEPLSEKSMWGLTPFDQMSCRTTYNTLRYDGNPWTPSTEQGSLIFPGNIGAFNWGSVAVDPDRQILIAAPVRLAYTYHLIKRTPETAEKRLFTQDGTAYWNENFKGDYAIRIKQFASALGVPCIAPPWGRMVGVDLTTGKTEWMRRTGTTQNLKTSFLPGRFPIGFPMGMVAHGGPLVTAGGVVFHGATADNFIRAYDINTGDVLWEKELPAGGQAIPSTYMGSDGKQYVVISAGGHGSLGTTLGDSVIAFRLD; encoded by the coding sequence ATGATCTTGAGAGTGACTGGGGCGGTGATGGCGATCTTCGCCATTGCCCTGCTGTACATGGGTGCGCAACTGGTGGCCGTCGGGGGTTCGGCGGCGTACTCGATTATCGCCCTCGCAGTATTGGCCTCGGCGGTGCTGCTGATGCTGAAAAAGCAATCGGCGCTGACGGTGTATGCGCTGCTGATGTGGGGGATTCTGATCTGGATCGTCTACGAGGTCGGCTTCGACAAATGGCAGTGGATTCCGCGCGGCGACCTGTTCGCGCTGTTGGGTCTGTGGCTGGCGCTGCCGTGGGTGGTGCGCCCGTTGTACAAGGCGCAGAACCCGGGCGACACCCGCCGCTTCCACCCGTTTCTGGGTGGCACCGTCGGCGTGATGGTTCTGATCGTCCTGGCGGTGATGTTTTACGACCCGTACCCGGTGGCCGGCAAGATCGACACCCCCCTGGCGAAGCGCAACACGGGCGAAGCCGGTAATGATTGGGTTGCCTATGGCGGCACCAACGACGGCCAGCGTTTCTCCAGCCTCGACCAGATCAATGCGGGCAACGTGAAGAAGCTCTCGGTGGCGTGGGAATACCACACCGGCGATCTGCGCGATGCCGCAAAAGACGCCGGCGAGTACACCTTCGAAGCCACACCGCTGAAGGTCAACAACCGGGTATACGTCTGCACCGCACACAACGAAGTGCACGCGTTGAACCCTGAAACCGGCAAGCTGGACTGGAAATGGGCGCCGGAGAAGAACCGCTCGTACCTGCAGCAGCATCAGACCTGCCGTGGCGTCAGCTACTACGCGCCTGCGACAACCGCCGCCGATGCAACGCCAGCCGTTACAGCAGTCCAGTGCGCTAAACGCATCATCACCGCCACGACTGACGCGAAGCTGGTAGCCCTCGACGCCGACACCGGCAAACTCTGCAGCGATTTCGGCAACAACGGCGTGGTCGATCTCAGCGCCAACATGGGCGAGATCCGTCCCCACGCGCTGATGCAGACGGCCGCGCCGCTGATCGCCGGTGATCGGGTGATCGTGGGCGGTTCGGTGATGGACAACGGCTACAACGACGGCAACCCGTCGGGTGTGATCCGCGCCTACAACGCCGTGACCGGCAAACTGGTGTGGAATTTCGACCCCGCTAACCCGGAGATGACCCAGCCCGTCGCTTCTGACCAGACCTATCCGCAGGACACACCGGTGGCGTGGGGCACCCTGAGCGCCGACATGAAAAACGGCCTGGTGTTTGTGCCGTTCGGCAACGCCTCGCCAGACGAACTCGGCATCAACCGCGACCCGAACAGCAACACGGAAAAATTCCGTGACACGCTGGTGGCGCTGGACTTGAACACCGGTGCATTCAAATGGAAATTCCAGTCCTCGAACAATGACCTCTGGGACCGCGATAACCCGTCGCAGCCGACCCTGATGAGCGTGGGCAAGGAGGGCAGCAAGCAACCGGCGCTGATCCTGCCGACCAAAGTGGGCAACATCTTCGTGCTCAACCGACTGACCGGCGAGCCGATCGTCCCGGTCGATCAGGTCAAGGTGTCGACCCAGGGCGGCGTGCCGGGCGAGCATTTTGCGCCGACGCAGCCGGTGTCGAAGATCAACTTCATCCCGGAACCGCTGAGCGAGAAATCCATGTGGGGCCTGACGCCGTTTGATCAGATGTCATGCCGCACGACCTACAACACGCTGCGCTACGACGGCAACCCGTGGACGCCGAGCACCGAGCAGGGTTCGTTGATCTTCCCGGGCAACATCGGGGCGTTCAACTGGGGCTCAGTGGCGGTTGATCCGGATCGGCAGATCCTCATCGCCGCGCCGGTGCGTCTGGCCTACACCTACCACCTGATCAAGCGCACCCCGGAAACCGCCGAGAAGCGGTTGTTCACCCAGGATGGCACGGCGTACTGGAACGAGAACTTCAAGGGCGACTACGCCATTCGGATCAAGCAGTTCGCTTCGGCACTGGGCGTGCCGTGCATTGCGCCGCCTTGGGGCCGCATGGTCGGCGTTGACCTGACCACCGGCAAAACCGAGTGGATGCGCCGCACCGGCACCACCCAAAACCTCAAGACCAGCTTCCTGCCGGGCCGCTTCCCGATTGGCTTCCCGATGGGCATGGTCGCCCACGGCGGTCCGCTGGTGACGGCGGGCGGCGTGGTGTTCCATGGCGCCACGGCGGACAACTTCATCCGCGCGTACGACATCAACACCGGTGACGTGCTCTGGGAGAAGGAGCTGCCGGCGGGCGGTCAGGCGATACCTTCGACCTACATGGGCAGCGACGGCAAGCAGTACGTCGTCATCTCCGCCGGCGGGCACGGCTCACTCGGCACCACGTTGGGCGACAGCGTGATCGCGTTCCGTCTGGACTGA
- a CDS encoding beta-glucosidase family protein, with product MSAFKHTLALSLLSLGVLQANLALAAVTPATGNAVEARVSSILDNMNQSEKINFTRVDDGHMIPSLLKWGIKGTTAYDSSMGVHVNNATFGAQYPSQSALAATWSINRAKEFGLAIAYETRISGGQQMLSPGVNLYRTPYNGRSAEYASGEDPFIGAVLAPAVVNGIQAQGIQASGKHYLANEQEANRQGLNVVVDERTLRELYLPGFESMVKNANVASIMCGFNKINGDYACENHHLITEVLKGEWGYQGIVISDFNAIHNAFKGAWAGTDIDMPSGLQFTEANLMPYVWSGQLSQNVIDDKVKRNLRAIVSYDFQENLNTAKTLDHPEYGQRASLNTARESIVLLRNENTSAGKPLLPLARDAKIAVIGDWAYQAPASPFGTANSPPNSYVTELSGLQQLASSSTNVTYLPELSLNPKASAWYQPAVGSNNVNNAGVKAEYFSNTSFSGSPVVTRVEPGVNLNWTTGTNETNAGTTAVSGFSPTPGAFSARYTATIKPTVSGAQVFKVRADGPYKLWVNDELVLQSDGKPYAADVVNALTTSGKTAALVAGKPYTVKLEYQRVQGNFIPALGGITGVQMSWAALRPPKDLSKYDAVVIATGSNYEHEGEGADHGFELPDQQAELISFVTKANPNTIVVMHGGGVADMQPWANKVGASLQAWFPGQQGGQALAEILFGKVNPSGKLPITVDKKIEDNPSYASYPDPAAYRGDNALTEMTYSEGLYMGYRGYDKKHAKPLYPFGYGLSYTTFGYSDLKLSTNVMAPGSTVDVTFTVTNTGDKAGFEVAQLYVHPNNPAVDRPEKELKGFTKVYLQPGESKTVSIPIDSRSLAYYVEKTDSWDVDAGKFKILVGPDSEDLPLDRTLITLFPEHLTTRDSNPLPLPLRKAVQVSASQTY from the coding sequence ATGTCAGCTTTCAAACACACTCTGGCCTTGAGCCTGCTGTCCCTTGGCGTGCTGCAAGCCAACCTGGCACTGGCGGCCGTCACGCCCGCCACCGGCAACGCCGTGGAAGCACGGGTCAGTTCGATCCTCGACAACATGAATCAGTCCGAAAAGATCAACTTCACCCGCGTCGACGACGGCCACATGATCCCGTCGCTGCTCAAGTGGGGCATCAAGGGCACCACTGCCTACGACTCCTCCATGGGCGTGCACGTCAACAACGCCACATTCGGTGCGCAGTACCCATCCCAGTCGGCGCTCGCGGCGACCTGGAGCATCAACCGCGCCAAGGAATTCGGCCTCGCGATTGCGTACGAGACGCGGATCTCCGGCGGCCAGCAAATGCTCTCCCCAGGCGTCAACCTGTACCGCACGCCGTATAACGGGCGCTCGGCGGAATACGCCAGCGGCGAAGACCCATTCATCGGCGCCGTACTGGCTCCGGCTGTGGTCAACGGCATTCAGGCGCAAGGCATCCAGGCCAGCGGCAAGCACTACCTGGCTAACGAGCAGGAAGCCAACCGTCAGGGGCTGAACGTCGTGGTCGACGAGCGCACCCTGCGCGAGCTTTACCTGCCGGGCTTCGAGTCGATGGTGAAGAACGCCAACGTCGCGTCGATCATGTGCGGCTTCAACAAGATCAATGGCGATTACGCCTGTGAAAACCATCACTTGATCACTGAAGTGCTCAAGGGTGAATGGGGCTATCAGGGCATCGTGATCAGTGACTTCAACGCGATTCACAACGCGTTCAAAGGAGCATGGGCCGGCACCGACATCGACATGCCGTCGGGCCTGCAATTCACCGAAGCCAACCTGATGCCGTATGTGTGGAGCGGCCAGTTGAGCCAGAACGTCATCGACGACAAGGTCAAACGCAACCTGCGCGCGATCGTCAGCTATGACTTCCAGGAAAACCTCAACACCGCCAAGACCCTGGACCACCCCGAGTACGGCCAGCGCGCTTCGCTGAACACGGCGCGTGAGTCGATCGTGCTGCTGCGCAACGAGAACACCTCGGCCGGCAAGCCGCTGCTGCCTCTGGCGCGCGATGCCAAGATCGCAGTCATCGGTGACTGGGCCTATCAGGCGCCGGCATCGCCGTTCGGCACCGCGAACTCGCCCCCCAACAGCTACGTCACCGAGCTGAGCGGTCTGCAGCAATTGGCCTCCAGCAGCACCAACGTCACCTACCTGCCCGAGCTGAGCCTGAACCCAAAGGCCTCGGCCTGGTATCAGCCGGCCGTTGGCAGCAACAACGTGAACAACGCCGGCGTGAAGGCAGAGTACTTCTCCAACACCAGCTTCTCCGGAAGCCCGGTGGTGACCCGCGTTGAACCCGGCGTGAACCTCAACTGGACCACCGGCACCAACGAAACCAACGCCGGCACCACCGCAGTGTCTGGCTTCAGCCCGACGCCCGGTGCGTTCTCGGCACGCTACACGGCGACCATCAAGCCGACCGTCTCTGGCGCACAAGTGTTCAAGGTCCGCGCGGACGGCCCGTACAAACTCTGGGTCAACGATGAGCTGGTCTTGCAGAGCGACGGCAAGCCGTATGCGGCGGACGTGGTCAACGCGTTGACCACGTCGGGCAAAACCGCCGCACTGGTGGCCGGCAAGCCCTACACCGTGAAGCTTGAATACCAACGCGTTCAGGGCAACTTCATCCCGGCACTGGGTGGCATCACCGGCGTGCAGATGAGCTGGGCCGCGCTGCGTCCACCGAAGGACCTGTCCAAATACGACGCGGTCGTCATTGCCACGGGCTCCAACTATGAGCACGAAGGTGAAGGTGCGGACCACGGCTTCGAACTGCCTGACCAGCAAGCAGAGCTGATCAGCTTCGTCACCAAAGCCAACCCCAACACCATCGTGGTCATGCACGGCGGCGGTGTGGCGGACATGCAACCGTGGGCAAACAAGGTCGGCGCATCGCTGCAAGCCTGGTTCCCGGGGCAGCAAGGTGGCCAGGCCCTGGCCGAAATTCTGTTCGGCAAGGTCAACCCGTCTGGCAAGCTGCCGATCACTGTCGACAAGAAGATCGAGGACAACCCGAGCTACGCGTCGTACCCGGATCCGGCTGCCTACCGTGGCGACAATGCGCTGACTGAGATGACCTACAGCGAAGGCCTGTACATGGGTTATCGCGGTTATGACAAGAAGCACGCCAAGCCGCTGTATCCGTTCGGTTACGGCCTGTCCTACACCACGTTTGGTTACAGCGATCTGAAACTGTCGACCAACGTCATGGCACCGGGCAGCACTGTCGATGTCACCTTCACAGTGACCAACACCGGTGACAAAGCGGGCTTCGAAGTGGCGCAGCTGTACGTCCACCCGAACAACCCGGCGGTCGACCGTCCCGAGAAAGAGCTGAAGGGCTTCACCAAGGTTTACCTGCAACCGGGCGAAAGCAAGACCGTGAGCATCCCGATCGATTCGCGCTCCCTGGCGTATTACGTCGAGAAAACGGACAGCTGGGATGTCGACGCCGGCAAGTTCAAGATCCTCGTAGGGCCTGATTCCGAAGACCTGCCGCTGGATCGCACCTTGATCACGCTGTTCCCGGAGCACCTGACCACCCGCGACAGCAACCCGCTGCCGCTGCCACTGCGCAAGGCAGTGCAGGTCAGCGCGTCGCAAACCTACTGA
- a CDS encoding TetR/AcrR family transcriptional regulator, with translation MTDDESGNDSPEVASPKRRRAPKGEMRRAALLDAATVIFARNGYSSASMKDVAQLAGITTVGLLHHFPNKEALLNALLERRDQRVVSRFSELTMEMTLEGFIKFVRMSMSFSVQDAAECQAAMVLNTESLSEAHPAFDWYKTRFHITHEHARGHLQALIEAGEVRPDIDVKALAQEMFSVMDGVQIQWLRAPEDVDVMAVFDGYLRRLKSDLQTRP, from the coding sequence ATGACAGACGACGAATCAGGGAATGACTCGCCCGAGGTGGCCTCGCCGAAACGGCGTCGTGCGCCCAAGGGGGAAATGCGTCGTGCCGCCTTGCTTGATGCGGCAACGGTGATCTTTGCCCGCAACGGTTACTCCAGTGCGTCGATGAAGGATGTTGCCCAGCTCGCCGGCATCACAACCGTCGGCCTGCTGCATCACTTTCCGAACAAGGAAGCCCTGCTCAATGCGCTGCTGGAGCGGCGGGATCAGCGGGTGGTGTCGCGGTTCAGTGAACTGACCATGGAGATGACGCTGGAGGGGTTCATCAAATTCGTGCGGATGAGCATGAGCTTCAGCGTGCAGGACGCTGCCGAATGCCAGGCGGCGATGGTGCTCAATACGGAAAGTCTGTCCGAGGCGCATCCGGCCTTCGACTGGTACAAAACACGCTTTCATATCACCCACGAACATGCACGGGGGCATCTTCAGGCATTGATCGAGGCGGGGGAGGTGCGGCCGGACATCGACGTGAAGGCACTCGCTCAGGAGATGTTTTCGGTCATGGACGGGGTGCAGATCCAGTGGCTCAGGGCCCCGGAAGATGTCGACGTGATGGCCGTATTCGACGGCTATCTGCGCCGCTTGAAAAGCGACCTTCAAACTCGTCCCTGA
- a CDS encoding MATE family efflux transporter, whose product MTHPRAVFTEGSVARHVMVMSSTSALSLLAVFLVDIFTLLYVSMLHDPILLAATGVAKVLIFLNSAVSSGLIIAAATVLSERIGHRASKASSRLVTHLMLMVVIASGAAAALQLALLVPLTRWLGADASTYEAARIFIWLTLPFSVLQSAMQMSAQILRTAGDSRRALCVVLSGAATLALADPLFIFGFGLGLEGAGISYALSALVSLGLGIYWLRARLAMPFSVRWRLLRLHTRKVMQVGLPAMVGNLATPVGLTYLVSSIGAYGTSALAAMSVMDRVMQLAYCVFFSLPSALAPVLGQNIGAHRHARVASAIVFSRKLVIVYGLLVWAVLLVVATPLADTYELEGSGRAIFLAFCHVGGGLWALIGLDFVAISMFVTLGRPWLVALFAWLRATLGTVPFVLGGIHLFGAAGAFPAMLTGNALIAVTSITIASLTARRFFQRRDDAQAAA is encoded by the coding sequence ATGACTCACCCGCGCGCTGTTTTCACCGAAGGCTCGGTGGCCCGGCACGTCATGGTGATGTCGAGCACCAGCGCGCTGAGCCTGCTTGCGGTGTTTTTGGTGGACATCTTCACGCTGCTCTACGTCTCTATGCTCCATGATCCGATACTGCTCGCCGCGACGGGCGTGGCGAAAGTGCTGATCTTCCTGAACAGCGCCGTCTCCAGCGGGCTGATCATCGCCGCCGCAACGGTGCTGTCCGAGCGGATCGGTCATCGCGCGTCGAAGGCGTCATCGCGGCTGGTCACCCACTTGATGTTGATGGTGGTGATCGCATCGGGGGCAGCGGCGGCGTTGCAACTGGCGCTGCTGGTGCCGCTCACCCGTTGGCTCGGCGCGGACGCCAGTACCTACGAAGCCGCGCGGATTTTTATCTGGCTGACCCTGCCGTTCAGCGTGCTGCAGTCGGCCATGCAGATGTCGGCGCAGATCCTGCGCACCGCCGGCGACAGCCGCCGCGCCCTGTGCGTCGTACTGTCGGGTGCGGCGACCCTGGCGCTGGCCGATCCGCTGTTCATTTTCGGTTTTGGCCTCGGCCTTGAGGGCGCGGGGATTTCCTATGCGCTGTCGGCGCTGGTGTCCCTCGGGCTTGGCATCTACTGGCTGCGGGCGCGACTGGCGATGCCGTTCTCTGTCCGCTGGCGACTGCTGCGCCTGCACACGCGCAAGGTCATGCAGGTCGGCTTGCCGGCGATGGTCGGCAATCTGGCCACGCCCGTTGGCCTGACCTATCTGGTCTCGTCAATCGGCGCCTATGGCACGTCGGCGCTGGCGGCCATGTCGGTGATGGACCGCGTCATGCAGTTGGCTTACTGCGTATTCTTTTCCCTGCCCAGTGCGCTCGCGCCGGTGCTGGGGCAAAACATCGGCGCCCATCGCCACGCTCGCGTCGCCTCGGCTATCGTTTTCAGCCGCAAGCTGGTGATTGTCTATGGCCTGTTGGTCTGGGCCGTGCTGCTGGTGGTGGCGACGCCGCTGGCCGACACCTATGAGCTGGAAGGCAGCGGGCGGGCGATCTTCCTTGCGTTCTGCCATGTCGGTGGCGGGCTGTGGGCGCTGATCGGGCTGGATTTTGTCGCCATCTCGATGTTCGTCACCCTGGGCCGGCCGTGGCTGGTGGCACTGTTCGCCTGGCTGCGGGCCACCCTGGGCACAGTGCCGTTCGTACTCGGCGGGATTCATCTGTTCGGCGCGGCCGGTGCGTTCCCGGCCATGCTCACCGGTAACGCATTGATTGCCGTGACTTCGATTACAATCGCGTCCCTGACGGCCAGGCGGTTTTTCCAGCGCCGGGACGACGCCCAGGCTGCGGCGTGA